A genomic stretch from Helianthus annuus cultivar XRQ/B chromosome 1, HanXRQr2.0-SUNRISE, whole genome shotgun sequence includes:
- the LOC118490573 gene encoding uncharacterized protein LOC118490573 — MASSSSSAKISIPTTSTFSPSLGIELLTGANFSTWRDTVKLTLGMVDLDYALRHDPPAALTAESTTDQKIEHEKWERSNRMSLMVIKNSISSAIRGAIPDSENAKEYLNSVEEQFKGSSKAHASSLILKMLTTKYEGISDVREHIMMMSDMAHKLKGLNMEISDGFLVHFIMTSLPARFNAFKINYNTQKDKWSMSELIAMCV; from the coding sequence CATCTACTTTTAGCCCTAGCCTTGGAATTGAATTATTGACTGGGGCAAACTTTTCCACATGGAGGGATACGGTTAAACTTACTCTTGGTATGGTGGATCTTGATTATGCCCTGAGGCATGACCCTCCTGCTGCTCTGACTGCTGAAAGCACTACAGATCAGAAAATAGAGCATGAAAAGTGGGAAAGGTCTAACAGAATGTCTCTTATGGTTATCAAGAATTCCATCTCAAGTGCCATTAGGGGGGCTATACCTGATTCAGAGAATGCCAAAGAATATCTGAATTCAGTTGAGGAGCAATTCAAGGGATCTTCTAAAGCACATGCGAGTTCTCTAATTTTGAAGATGCTTACCACAAAATATGAAGGTATTAGTGATGTGCGTGAGCACATAATGATGATGAGCGACATGGCCCATAAGTTAAAGGGATTAAACATGGAAATAAGCGACGGTTTTCTAGTACACTTCATCATGACTTCTCTTCCTGCACGTTTTAATGCTTTTAagatcaactataacactcagaAAGATAAATGGTCAATGAGTGAGTTGATAGCAATGTGTGTGTAG